Below is a window of Plasmodium sp. gorilla clade G2 genome assembly, chromosome: 14 DNA.
atatatatgtattgaaaaactttatattttaatttttgctaatgaaagaaaaaaaacaaatattattcGAAAAGGAATACCCTGAATACAATTGTATGAGAATACACTTTGACGTGTTAGACTCTACAcaattattttgtaaaagaaataaaaaattctttataaaaagtgggaaattaaaagaaaacaatACAATAGTTATTAGTTGTAATATGCAAACAAATGGTATAGGTACGAGAGATACtaaacaaaatatagatCGTTATTGGTTATCTGATAAAGggaatttatttatatcatttatatttttatggaaTAAAAATCAgatgaatataattaattgttTAGCTCAATCATGTACAGTAGCTATAAGTAAAACAatagaatattataatttggaAACACAAATAAAATGGATAAATGatgttttaattaattataaaaaaattgctGGATGTCTAGTCAATTTACAATATttagatgatataaaatttacAGATATTTATACTaataatgtttatattatatgtggaATAGGTATTAATGTAGAATTAATGGATGATTGTAATTTGTTAACTAAAAATTTTACatctattaaaaaagaacTAATTAATTGttcttatgaaaaaaaaaaatgttctaTACCATCAGTTGAACAAGTTACAGAAAAATTAATAGagaactttttttttactattaataaattatgtaaTCATggtttttcttcattattagattatatatctatacgtcttttatataaagaaaaaaaagttgTTATTGATCAAGATAATCATATAATTGTTGGATACTTGGAAGATTTGTCTGATGATGgttctataatattattagaaGAACAAACTAGGAAAATTGTGTATATAAACCATGGCCATTTGTTCTCATATGAACAATGgaaaaaattcataaaataaaaaaaaaaaaaaatatatatatatatatatatatatatataatatatgttgaaAAACACTCTTcacaacataaaaaatatgaagatataaataaaccttcataatattataacttattttttagtaaatattataattcatttgatatatagataaacaacattatgaaaaaaaaaaaaaaagcatgTAAGCAATATGAACATGTATGTGTTGactattccatttttttttttcatatacaaccaattaaattatgatccttttattttttttttttacaattacggtgttaatattttttcatatttcgattccattacataatatatatatttatatatttgatcttatgatataaaattaagaaaatgtttaaaaaaaatttaagaaTGCCACCaagatttataatattataatatataatttttttttttcttatatggaataaaaaaaaaaaaaaaaattaagtaaAACATAACATTATATCCTTctatatggatatataaaaatgtagtttatattaaatatatatatgtatatttttttttttttttttctactcaaataatgtaataaaaaaaaaaatatattattatatatatatatttcatattttttgaacaatttatttttataattacaaaaaaaataaaaaaataaataagtacctgttttttttattattatataaataaacataaaactGATGACAACCTTGTGTgcgcaaaaaaaaaaaaatatatataaataaatatatatatatttaatatatttttaaggattattgttattatatacatatagatCTCTTAtttttgattatatatattattattatctttataaaataaacgaaagaaatattaaaaagattttaaaataacaaaaaaaaaaaaaaaaaataatataatatatatatatatatatatatatatatatatttttaaattaaagaTCTtgaaactttttttttttttttttttttttttttttcttaaaaataattttatacgTAAGTTGTatgtattatgtatatatatatatatatatatatatataatataatgtagtttataaaaaaacaatataaattaataatatatatatatttatatatatattaatacgttgatgtttttttttttttttttctttctatattttaattaaattttttatagaattatttatatataatatatcttttaaaaatatttatttaaaattgtttttttattcttatttacatgtttatttttttatttattaattattcatttgtttattagttatttatatttatttatttatttttattttattttattttttttttttgttaataatattattatatttataataaaaatattatatatatttctttatgaattatatatatatatatatatatatatataatgtaacagtatatatattataaaatatcttaaaaaaaaaaaagaacaaaaaacaaaaaaatatatatatatatgtaatatatgttaaattCTAAAGAGAACGAAATAAATGGTAGCCCTTCAGATTCTCTAAATGGAGATGCAGAAAATGAGaatgaaaatgaaagaaaatgTTTGTGGGTACCAGATGAAGAAGTAACTAATTGTTATAGTTGTAATGTTGTTTTCAATGTAAGAGTAAGAAAACATCATTGTAGAGCATGTGGGAATGTATTTTGTTCCAATTGTtctgataataaaataaaaataagtgaATATAGTTATTCTGAGAAGGTTAGAGTATGTGATCGTTGTTTTATGGAAAGATCTTCTCCTCAaactttattattacaagAAGATTTAGGTGCTagaaaacaaataaatcaagatttaaaaaaagcaTTAAGTGAAAAGATGGCTATAGTAGAAAgatttaaaacatttttaattGAATTTGATAatgaaattttaaataatacagATAACACCGATGGTAATACTGAtgttatttctttattaaaaaGAGGAGAAAAAGGTTTAAAAactttaaatgaaaaaattaaaaattatgattcAATTATtcaagaacaaaaaaatgaattagaaaatttgaaaatggaaaaagaacaaaaaatggaattaaataaaatctTAAATTTAAGAAATCATGAAATTCAacagaaaaatattaatattaaaaatcttatgaaagaaaaaaatgaattagcACTCGTCAAAGAAGAATCAGAAGGTATTATtgaatcatataaaaaacaagTTGAGAAATTAATTATCAGATGTAATCAACtagaattagaaaaaaaaacatataataaaaatgatctAAATAATTTCTCTATGACAAATGCTAGTTCTACGTCATACAACCAAGGTTCTTTTAATTTACCGTCTAATGGTATGTCAGTATCATATACGATAGCTGATGGCCCCAACGAATATATGGACGATGAAAATTGTTGTAATAGATGTCAGAGACGAATGTGTTCTATTATGTAAACAGGTACAAATACAAgtacctatatatataaatataaatatatatataaatacatttaattaaaaaaatatatatttgtatatttatatatttatatattataaattaaactTATAGTTTTTTAGAATAATAagatttatgtttataattttttatatttatttttttgtttttttttatataattaatatgatTTTACTTCTTTGTTTTagtttcttctttttttttttttttttccttttaaatatgtatacatattatgATTCCGcccatataataataataataatatatatatatattatataaatataatatttgtattattaccACATAATAATAcgaaagaaatatatgatatatctgtttttttttttttttttatacacattgctatatgtatattaatttattttatttgtttaaaataaagaaaaagaggAAAAATACGTATCCGtacatttatatgatttaattataagaagtaaaataaattttttatatattatttttttctaaatcattcttttcaaaataatatatatgttttatatgctaatttttttttttttttttatatattatattatatatatttattttcgaAAACAACGTtgtcatttataatattatattatttgatttcatttgattttatttgttttcatatttttttttttttttttttctttttataatgaaaaagggtaatataatttttatgcattttatttttatatatgttttaaactttaaaaattatgaaataatatgaataatattataaagaaaaatttttaattatacacacacacacatatatatatatatatatatatatatatgtaataattcatatttattgatTTACACATATGAATATAACACATTAAGGtttcttaataatatatcactttaaaatataagatTTTGGTAATGGAGgtctatatgtatatttatctaCGATaactaaattattaatattatcactatatatatcatttgatgttaaattattatttaatgatatatgttcaatttttttatttatgtttatatgagGATATGAATATTTCCATTCACCGTTTACAAATCCTTTTGCTGAAATATTATGTCTGATTTTTGTTTGATTAAGATATATATCTCCGATTAATTTACCTCTAAAAGGTCTCATactatatttgatatatttaaggTAAAAATAGGTATTGTTTTTAACTTCTTTGTCTACAATATAGTGaaaatcatttattttaatgacctttttattttcgttatattgatttattatatcattgtgattattcatattattgttaACATATTGGTCGAtcgtattttcttttatattatcattttcttcgatggtattttcttttacatCATCATTTCCTTCCATATTATCTTCTTCCTCATTTtcatcctttttatttttttttaaaaaaaatttatgacTGTTCAGGTAAATTGGATTCCAGAAAAGGCAGTTAATACCATTAAATGGTAAAGTATGACATGtttcaaataaattttttctaCTTGGCTCTTTATTTGTAAATTCAGAAAAAAACTTTAAATTCAATTGTTCTATATCTACCCATCTTTTCTGATGTGTGTGCCAAGGATATTTATCTACACATGGCCAAAACGCTTGTCTAGTTCTTGAATCTCTTGCTCTATATGGAGATTTATACATACGAAAATACGGGTACatgatatttttatgtttaaattGTCTCCTATTAGGAGTTCCAATGGCACTTTTTATCCACCTATGTACCCGCTTACtttcatctttatttatttttattgacGACATTGTTTATTTGAAAAGGCAATAACAAATGTGAATAAAttaatgaacaaataaataaataaatatatatatatatatatatatgtataaaatagctatttaccaaaaaaaaaaaaaaaaaaaaaaaatatatataataaataaaagctAGATagccattattattattattattattgaaataataattttatcattttatttcatttgagtactaaaaaatttaattagaagggaaaattaatatataatatattaaaaaaacaacatataacaccaaaaaaaaaaaaaaaaaaaaaaaaaatcataaatacataaaaatgacAAACATATTTAgatcaaagaaaaaaaaaaggattaaAATATAGTATAGAaataattccttttttttggAACTCCATTtgttaaatgataaaaattgaaatataaatatataaaataatatgcaacataaaaataaaaaaaataaaaaaaaatatatttatttatttatttgtttacgTGTATATTTtggttattataaaaatgaaatgaatacAGAGAACACATCATTTGTACCCGTTTATTTTCTCTTATTATTGTTTAGTAgtaaaaagtatataatcatatataaataccaAAAATATtcgttttctttttatttttttttaattaatatgattgaatattatataaaacattattatagttattttattagtattaattataactcataattaaattttattaatttcgtaataaatatatattgatacaACTACTTTTATTGaggaattatataaagaatatatatatcataaaaataatcctAGCACATTtctacaataaatatatatatatatatatatatatatatatatatatcgaataaataagaaaattatacacatatattttaaaccAATAAagtgtaaaaaaataaataaattttttttttgaggtacttcataaatattacataaacattacacatatatatatatatatatatatatatatatatatatatatattatgtgtcAACTGAtctatatcatataatattatgttttttatatatttttttaaagaatgataatacagaatttaataaaaatattaataaattctttttatcttattttttgtttttatataaaaagtttattaataaattatatccttataattatattaattcatatagacaatatttattcatgaaaatgaaaaaatttacTACtacttattaaaaaaaaaaaaaaaaaaaaaagaaaagaaaagaaaaaggaaagGGTACAAcactattatattatatatatatatatatatatatacatatacatagtACATTCTACAACTCATGTATGAGCTTGAAAATTCAAAGGATCATATTATCTTAAAaacatctatatattttcatatggaTCCATTttcttaattatttttttcttgtttagcttttaattttaattctttctttttcttttgaatTCCTTTTAAGCAGTATTTCTGATTTCTAAAAAAGTTTGGATccaactaaaaaaaaaaaaaaaaaaaaaaaaaatatacatatatatataatcacattttatatatcattattataacaacacattgatattattatatatatgtggtaAAAAAATAAGGTTATATAAGTATCGttcatataaatgtataaacatgtttatctttaaaataaaacaaataaattataggacatattttttatataaataatcttACTCCTTTGCGTGACATGAATTTATGTTTCTTAGGTTTCTTTATTCCATTCTTATGAGCTTTTCGGTTCtatagataataatgaaaaaaaaaatatatatatataaatatatatatatagaatattatatgtttataatatgaagGTCATCAAACCAATTGTGATACATTTTGCAATaagggatatatatatataattgtaagCATATAAGATaagtgttatatatatatatatatttacatatctatatattatatggatacattttatatacaaataccaatatatataacataaaaaaaaaaaatattcacaactaatatattaataataacacaagagaaaaaaaatatataataataaaatataatataacatatataaataatatatatattatttttataattacttGATTATGATTCGTGTGATTTTTTGACTTGGCCATTTTAAGtatattttcaaattttttttttttttaaataaaataaattaaataatattttattatatcaaaataattttttgcttttaaaaattatatttatattaaggAATAAAAAACTTCCTTTTTACTTaaaatttgataaaaaaaaaagaaattttttttatttgatttataaaaatctctaatttaaaaatgaattcataaaatagtaaaaaaaataattttttttttttttcttattataaaacatattattatataataatatatattaatataataataatatatgtaataatattaatatgggaaatataattatatataaataataaaataaatataatttaattatacattatactttatatttatattgtatacctatataaatttttatataacatgaataaatataacctTTTTcagtaatatatttattattcatgttaatagatatataatgttatatatatataaatatatatatatataattttaattttatgtatatacttCTAATACTATTTTGCACTTTAA
It encodes the following:
- a CDS encoding biotin protein ligase, putative; this encodes MKEKKQILFEKEYPEYNCMRIHFDVLDSTQLFCKRNKKFFIKSGKLKENNTIVISCNMQTNGIGTRDTKQNIDRYWLSDKGNLFISFIFLWNKNQMNIINCLAQSCTVAISKTIEYYNLETQIKWINDVLINYKKIAGCLVNLQYLDDIKFTDIYTNNVYIICGIGINVELMDDCNLLTKNFTSIKKELINCSYEKKKCSIPSVEQVTEKLIENFFFTINKLCNHGFSSLLDYISIRLLYKEKKVVIDQDNHIIVGYLEDLSDDGSIILLEEQTRKIVYINHGHLFSYEQWKKFIK
- a CDS encoding FYVE and coiled-coil domain-containing protein, coding for MLNSKENEINGSPSDSLNGDAENENENERKCLWVPDEEVTNCYSCNVVFNVRVRKHHCRACGNVFCSNCSDNKIKISEYSYSEKVRVCDRCFMERSSPQTLLLQEDLGARKQINQDLKKALSEKMAIVERFKTFLIEFDNEILNNTDNTDGNTDVISLLKRGEKGLKTLNEKIKNYDSIIQEQKNELENLKMEKEQKMELNKILNLRNHEIQQKNINIKNLMKEKNELALVKEESEGIIESYKKQVEKLIIRCNQLELEKKTYNKNDLNNFSMTNASSTSYNQGSFNLPSNGMSVSYTIADGPNEYMDDENCCNRCQRRMCSIM
- a CDS encoding 60S ribosomal protein L29, putative, whose product is MAKSKNHTNHNQNRKAHKNGIKKPKKHKFMSRKGLDPNFFRNQKYCLKGIQKKKKELKLKAKQEKNN